Proteins from a genomic interval of Xiphias gladius isolate SHS-SW01 ecotype Sanya breed wild chromosome 23, ASM1685928v1, whole genome shotgun sequence:
- the LOC120785476 gene encoding E3 ubiquitin-protein ligase RNF38-like isoform X1 — MDPPRTRSRSRSGFYHFGMNGSVGSNGSGNAVGNGSLMNASGGGVSYPQQSNPGWVPHHGGRSYPESQQQQHTQGSYLSAGAQRHSSLGAHRHPGAGAVLHFHPDNVCSEDRDKIEDSPSPKRQRLSQQSMLDLSSAPPSTPSSPIRPWELPPSRRPHPHYMPERCHTPVRNRRSPPMRRQRGRRDRLTRHHHHAHNNHHHYNSNNNNHHHHHHPSAHHHHHHHLHSHHGPSSGHQDENYRHPAPPQGYPPYSQQPPRGPGPGPGPGPEERPGYHPANPSPRPLHQSPNLSPRLLHPAAHPQHPHPHPSQQQSSVVLDLHEQGSAPVSYPVSPPGAPPGLPPRSAPQQIPACSVVFSGQHYPVCSVPPPVLQTCSVQHLPMPYPFPSLLSSDPAFLLPPPHLPHPPTHLSHHPPHLPQPGQFGPYPTQQARSPLQRIENDVELLGEHLSLGAGLHYPPTTHPALTPHSTQLHFLSHDPLPQEFFGVSYPNFIPRRLPGRRYRSQQPLPPSPYHPSLLPYFLSMLPVQPTGPAISLELDVDDGEVENYEALLNLAERLGEAKLRGLTKGDIEQLPSYRFNPNNHQSEQTLCVVCMSDFESRQLLRVLPCSHEFHGKCVDKWLRANRTCPICRADASEVQRDSE, encoded by the exons aTGGACCCCCCGAGGACTCGGTCGCGGTCTCGGTCTGGCTTCTATCATTTTGGCATGAATGGCAGCGTTGGAAGCAATGGCAGTGGTAACGCGGTCGGTAACGGGAGCTTGATGAACGCCAGCGGAGGAGGGGTGAGCTACCCGCAACAGAGCAACCCCGGCTGGGTACCGCACCACGGTGGTCGCAGCTACCCGgagagccagcagcagcagcacacccAGGGGAGCTACCTGTCCGCAGGGGCGCAGCGCCACTCTTCGCTCGGAGCTCACAGACATCCCGGGGCCG GAGCAGTGTTACATTTTCATCCAGATAATGTGTGCAGTGAGGATCGGGACAAA ATTGAAGACAGCCCAAGCCCCAAAAGGCAGCGTCTTTCCCAGCAGTCCATGTTGGATCTCAGCTCCGCCCCTCCCTCCACTCCTTCCTCTCCCATTCGCCCCTGGGAGCTGCCTCCCAGTCGCAGACCACACCCTCACTACATGCCAGAGAGATGCCACACACCTGTTCGCAACCGTCGCAG CCCTCCAATGAGACGCCAGCGTGGCCGGAGAGACCGTCTGACCCGCCACCACCATCACGCCCACAACAACCATCACCactacaacagcaacaacaacaaccaccaccaccatcaccaccccAGCgcccaccatcatcaccaccaccacctgcacTCCCACCATGGCCCGTCGTCAGGCCACCAGGATGAAAATTACCGTCACCCGGCTCCCCCTCAGGGCTACCCACCCTACAGCCAGCAACCGCCCCGagggcctgggcctgggcctgggccaGGGCCTGAAGAGCGCCCGGGTTACCACCCCGCAAATCCCTCCCCGAGGCCACTCCACCAGTCACCGAACCTGTCTCCCAGGCTGCTCCACCCTGCTGCCCACCCACAGCACCCACACCCTCACCCATCCCAGCAACAGAGCAGTGTGGTGCTTGACCTCCATGAGCAG GGTTCAGCTCCAGTATCGTATCCTGTGTCTCCTCCGGGCGCGCCGCCTGGCCTGCCGCCTCGCTCTGCCCCTCAGCAGATCCCAGCATGCTCGGTGGTTTTCAGTGGACAGCATTATCCTGTCTGCAGCGTCCCTCCtcct GTCCTTCAGACCTGTTCTGTGCAGCACTTACCGATGCCCTATCCCTTCCCATCACTGCTGTCCAGTGACCCGGCCTTCCTGCTTCCCCCTCCTCACCTCCCCCATCCCCCAACACACCTTTCCCACCACCCACCTCACCTGCCCCAGCCTGGACAGTTTGGACCCTATCCGACACAGCAGGCACGATCA CCATTACAGAGGATAGAGAATGACGTGGAGCTGCTTGGAGAGCACCTGTCTTTGGGTGCTGGGCTCCACTATCCCCCCACCACCCACCCAGCCCTCACCCCACACTCCACACAGCTTCACTTCCTTTCCCATGACCCCCTGCCACAGGAGTTCTTTGGAGTG TCCTATCCAAACTTCATACCTCGGCGTCTCCCAGGGCGACGGTACCGCTCGCAACAGCCACTGCCACCTTCGCCTTACCACCCCAGCCTCCTGCCTTACTTCCT TTCAATGCTGCCAGTCCAGCCCACAGGCCCTGCGATCAGCCTAGAGCTGGATGTAGACGATGGAGAGGTGGAAAATTATGAG GCCCTCCTGAACCTCGCTGAGCGTCTGGGAGAGGCCAAACTCCGCGGACTGACCAAGGGAGACATTGAACAGCTTCCCTCCTATCGGTTCAATCCAAATAACCATCAGTCTGAGCAAACACT gtgtgtggtgtgtatgaGTGATTTTGAGTCCCGCCAACTGCTGCGAGTCCTGCCCTGCAGCCACGAGTTCCACGGGAAGTGTGTTGACAAGTGGCTAAGG gCCAACAGGACTTGTCCCATTTGTCGGGCCGACGCTTCAGAGGTCCAAAGAGACTCAGAGTGA
- the LOC120785476 gene encoding RING finger protein 44-like isoform X2 gives MLDLSSAPPSTPSSPIRPWELPPSRRPHPHYMPERCHTPVRNRRSPPMRRQRGRRDRLTRHHHHAHNNHHHYNSNNNNHHHHHHPSAHHHHHHHLHSHHGPSSGHQDENYRHPAPPQGYPPYSQQPPRGPGPGPGPGPEERPGYHPANPSPRPLHQSPNLSPRLLHPAAHPQHPHPHPSQQQSSVVLDLHEQGSAPVSYPVSPPGAPPGLPPRSAPQQIPACSVVFSGQHYPVCSVPPPVLQTCSVQHLPMPYPFPSLLSSDPAFLLPPPHLPHPPTHLSHHPPHLPQPGQFGPYPTQQARSPLQRIENDVELLGEHLSLGAGLHYPPTTHPALTPHSTQLHFLSHDPLPQEFFGVSYPNFIPRRLPGRRYRSQQPLPPSPYHPSLLPYFLSMLPVQPTGPAISLELDVDDGEVENYEALLNLAERLGEAKLRGLTKGDIEQLPSYRFNPNNHQSEQTLCVVCMSDFESRQLLRVLPCSHEFHGKCVDKWLRANRTCPICRADASEVQRDSE, from the exons ATGTTGGATCTCAGCTCCGCCCCTCCCTCCACTCCTTCCTCTCCCATTCGCCCCTGGGAGCTGCCTCCCAGTCGCAGACCACACCCTCACTACATGCCAGAGAGATGCCACACACCTGTTCGCAACCGTCGCAG CCCTCCAATGAGACGCCAGCGTGGCCGGAGAGACCGTCTGACCCGCCACCACCATCACGCCCACAACAACCATCACCactacaacagcaacaacaacaaccaccaccaccatcaccaccccAGCgcccaccatcatcaccaccaccacctgcacTCCCACCATGGCCCGTCGTCAGGCCACCAGGATGAAAATTACCGTCACCCGGCTCCCCCTCAGGGCTACCCACCCTACAGCCAGCAACCGCCCCGagggcctgggcctgggcctgggccaGGGCCTGAAGAGCGCCCGGGTTACCACCCCGCAAATCCCTCCCCGAGGCCACTCCACCAGTCACCGAACCTGTCTCCCAGGCTGCTCCACCCTGCTGCCCACCCACAGCACCCACACCCTCACCCATCCCAGCAACAGAGCAGTGTGGTGCTTGACCTCCATGAGCAG GGTTCAGCTCCAGTATCGTATCCTGTGTCTCCTCCGGGCGCGCCGCCTGGCCTGCCGCCTCGCTCTGCCCCTCAGCAGATCCCAGCATGCTCGGTGGTTTTCAGTGGACAGCATTATCCTGTCTGCAGCGTCCCTCCtcct GTCCTTCAGACCTGTTCTGTGCAGCACTTACCGATGCCCTATCCCTTCCCATCACTGCTGTCCAGTGACCCGGCCTTCCTGCTTCCCCCTCCTCACCTCCCCCATCCCCCAACACACCTTTCCCACCACCCACCTCACCTGCCCCAGCCTGGACAGTTTGGACCCTATCCGACACAGCAGGCACGATCA CCATTACAGAGGATAGAGAATGACGTGGAGCTGCTTGGAGAGCACCTGTCTTTGGGTGCTGGGCTCCACTATCCCCCCACCACCCACCCAGCCCTCACCCCACACTCCACACAGCTTCACTTCCTTTCCCATGACCCCCTGCCACAGGAGTTCTTTGGAGTG TCCTATCCAAACTTCATACCTCGGCGTCTCCCAGGGCGACGGTACCGCTCGCAACAGCCACTGCCACCTTCGCCTTACCACCCCAGCCTCCTGCCTTACTTCCT TTCAATGCTGCCAGTCCAGCCCACAGGCCCTGCGATCAGCCTAGAGCTGGATGTAGACGATGGAGAGGTGGAAAATTATGAG GCCCTCCTGAACCTCGCTGAGCGTCTGGGAGAGGCCAAACTCCGCGGACTGACCAAGGGAGACATTGAACAGCTTCCCTCCTATCGGTTCAATCCAAATAACCATCAGTCTGAGCAAACACT gtgtgtggtgtgtatgaGTGATTTTGAGTCCCGCCAACTGCTGCGAGTCCTGCCCTGCAGCCACGAGTTCCACGGGAAGTGTGTTGACAAGTGGCTAAGG gCCAACAGGACTTGTCCCATTTGTCGGGCCGACGCTTCAGAGGTCCAAAGAGACTCAGAGTGA
- the LOC120785667 gene encoding zinc finger CCHC domain-containing protein 7-like isoform X2 — protein sequence MDYTRENQEDDDCEEAAFVADSCSSDGEGVFELSDQRHGSRCKQAARLSRESSPPLLLAFSITSGRALEDSSPSPASSTALQEEQEEEEEEDSEQPVEEWMILGGEEQVGDSSIQLNLGYWSSSEDDSGHEDPNVKSLKDTWAVSEKDKSLSSRYFVPGRSLTCHICNRMGHLAKSCYYHKKCPTCVLCGIQGHIQRDCPSRPCPSCGLLSHGLRPCEKPPVWNQHCQRCGMTGHLSDACPDTWRQYHMTIRLEVPLRPWKVHIHKHKRCLAHCYNCSKRGHYGYECTKRRMVSGIFPSLPYVCHYDTMDDILQCRTRRQKRAKELGSAGSIRPSDQQHLFEPTGESGEENQAVQGRSRAKQEKFSQAGRRKTWPERRRERQEVKRLRRKAQARREGVLLGRSRGNSDDEACHADPFKSPLHGHWQSIPPPQKKRRDEASVRRNRKSREDERWKKRRGIKRGDLYHRGDTDIGSENLLSPKQRVRHRRR from the exons ATGGACTACACCAGGGAAAACCAAGAGGATGATGATTGTGAGGAGGCTGCCTTTGTTGCGGACTCCTGTAGTTCAGATGGTGAAGGAGTGTTCGAGTTAAGTGACCAGAGGCATGGGAGCAGATGTAAACAAGCTGCACGGCTCAGCAGGGAaagctctcctcctcttctcttggCCTTCTCCATCACCTCTGGACGGGCTCTGGAGGACAGCAGCCCCAGTCCAGCTTCCAGTACTGCCTtacaggaggagcaggaggaggaggaggaggaggacagtgagCAGCCAGTGGAGGAGTGGATGATCctaggaggagaggagcaagTGGGAGACTCAAGCATCCAGCTCAACCTTGGCTACTGGAGCAGCTCTGAGGATGACTCTGGACATGAAG ATCCAAATGTGAAGTCACTTAAAGATACTTGGGCTGTATCAGAGAAAGACAAG TCTCTGTCCAGCCGCTATTTTGTGCCTGGTCGTTCTCTGACCTGTCACATCTGCAACAGGATGGGACATCTTGCCAAAAGCTGCTACTACCATAAG aAATGTCCCACCTGTGTCCTCTGTGGGATCCAGGGCCACATCCAGAGGGACTGTCCGAGCCGCCCCTGCCCCAGCTGTGGGCTGCTTTCACATGGCCTCAGGCCctgtgaaaagcctccagtATGGAACCAGCACTGCCAGCGCTGTGGGATGACAGGACACCTCTCTGAT GCCTGCCCTGATACATGGAGGCAATACCACATGACG ATCCGGTTAGAGGTTCCACTCAGGCCATGGAAAGTCCACATCCACAAACATAAGAGATGCCTCGCTCATTGTTACAACTGCTCTAAGAGGGGACATTATGGCTAT GAGTGCACTAAGAGGAGAATGGTCAGTGggatttttccttctcttccctaTGTTTGCCACTATGACACTATGGATGACATCCTCCAATGTCGTACCAGGAGGCAGAAAAGAGCCAAAG agctTGGAAGTGCAGGATCCATACGTCCCTCAGACCAGCAGCACTTGTTTGAACCAACAGGGGAGAGTGGTGAGGAGAATCAAGCGGTCCAGGGAAGGAGCAGGGCAAAGCAGGAGAAATTTAGCCAAGCTGGCAGGAGGAAGACGTGGCCAGAGAGgcgcagagagagacaggaggtgAAGAGGCTAAGGAGAAAGGCCCAAGCCAGACGAGAAGGAGTACTACTGGGGAGGTCCCGGGGTAACTCTGATGACGAAGCATGCCATGCAGACCCCTTCAAGTCCCCCCTCCATGGTCACTGGCAGTCCATACCCCctccacagaagaagaggagggatgaGGCAAGTGTCAGAAGGAATaggaagagcagagaggacgagaggtggaagaagagaagagggataAAACGTGGAGATTTATATCATCGTGGTGACACAGACATTGGCAGTGAAAACCTTCTCTCCCCAAAGCAAAGAGTACGCCACAGAAGAAGATAa
- the LOC120785667 gene encoding zinc finger CCHC domain-containing protein 7-like isoform X1 → MDYTRENQEDDDCEEAAFVADSCSSDGEGVFELSDQRHGSRCKQAARLSRESSPPLLLAFSITSGRALEDSSPSPASSTALQEEQEEEEEEDSEQPVEEWMILGGEEQVGDSSIQLNLGYWSSSEDDSGHEDPNVKSLKDTWAVSEKDKSLSSRYFVPGRSLTCHICNRMGHLAKSCYYHKKCPTCVLCGIQGHIQRDCPSRPCPSCGLLSHGLRPCEKPPVWNQHCQRCGMTGHLSDSNFLLCFLGLPQACPDTWRQYHMTIRLEVPLRPWKVHIHKHKRCLAHCYNCSKRGHYGYECTKRRMVSGIFPSLPYVCHYDTMDDILQCRTRRQKRAKELGSAGSIRPSDQQHLFEPTGESGEENQAVQGRSRAKQEKFSQAGRRKTWPERRRERQEVKRLRRKAQARREGVLLGRSRGNSDDEACHADPFKSPLHGHWQSIPPPQKKRRDEASVRRNRKSREDERWKKRRGIKRGDLYHRGDTDIGSENLLSPKQRVRHRRR, encoded by the exons ATGGACTACACCAGGGAAAACCAAGAGGATGATGATTGTGAGGAGGCTGCCTTTGTTGCGGACTCCTGTAGTTCAGATGGTGAAGGAGTGTTCGAGTTAAGTGACCAGAGGCATGGGAGCAGATGTAAACAAGCTGCACGGCTCAGCAGGGAaagctctcctcctcttctcttggCCTTCTCCATCACCTCTGGACGGGCTCTGGAGGACAGCAGCCCCAGTCCAGCTTCCAGTACTGCCTtacaggaggagcaggaggaggaggaggaggaggacagtgagCAGCCAGTGGAGGAGTGGATGATCctaggaggagaggagcaagTGGGAGACTCAAGCATCCAGCTCAACCTTGGCTACTGGAGCAGCTCTGAGGATGACTCTGGACATGAAG ATCCAAATGTGAAGTCACTTAAAGATACTTGGGCTGTATCAGAGAAAGACAAG TCTCTGTCCAGCCGCTATTTTGTGCCTGGTCGTTCTCTGACCTGTCACATCTGCAACAGGATGGGACATCTTGCCAAAAGCTGCTACTACCATAAG aAATGTCCCACCTGTGTCCTCTGTGGGATCCAGGGCCACATCCAGAGGGACTGTCCGAGCCGCCCCTGCCCCAGCTGTGGGCTGCTTTCACATGGCCTCAGGCCctgtgaaaagcctccagtATGGAACCAGCACTGCCAGCGCTGTGGGATGACAGGACACCTCTCTGAT AGtaattttctcctctgtttcctgGGTTTACCTCAGGCCTGCCCTGATACATGGAGGCAATACCACATGACG ATCCGGTTAGAGGTTCCACTCAGGCCATGGAAAGTCCACATCCACAAACATAAGAGATGCCTCGCTCATTGTTACAACTGCTCTAAGAGGGGACATTATGGCTAT GAGTGCACTAAGAGGAGAATGGTCAGTGggatttttccttctcttccctaTGTTTGCCACTATGACACTATGGATGACATCCTCCAATGTCGTACCAGGAGGCAGAAAAGAGCCAAAG agctTGGAAGTGCAGGATCCATACGTCCCTCAGACCAGCAGCACTTGTTTGAACCAACAGGGGAGAGTGGTGAGGAGAATCAAGCGGTCCAGGGAAGGAGCAGGGCAAAGCAGGAGAAATTTAGCCAAGCTGGCAGGAGGAAGACGTGGCCAGAGAGgcgcagagagagacaggaggtgAAGAGGCTAAGGAGAAAGGCCCAAGCCAGACGAGAAGGAGTACTACTGGGGAGGTCCCGGGGTAACTCTGATGACGAAGCATGCCATGCAGACCCCTTCAAGTCCCCCCTCCATGGTCACTGGCAGTCCATACCCCctccacagaagaagaggagggatgaGGCAAGTGTCAGAAGGAATaggaagagcagagaggacgagaggtggaagaagagaagagggataAAACGTGGAGATTTATATCATCGTGGTGACACAGACATTGGCAGTGAAAACCTTCTCTCCCCAAAGCAAAGAGTACGCCACAGAAGAAGATAa
- the LOC120785667 gene encoding zinc finger CCHC domain-containing protein 7-like isoform X3: MVVEFKKYPPWEPLNYGFHCGVHLYLHNLMISMVNLFITDPNVKSLKDTWAVSEKDKSLSSRYFVPGRSLTCHICNRMGHLAKSCYYHKKCPTCVLCGIQGHIQRDCPSRPCPSCGLLSHGLRPCEKPPVWNQHCQRCGMTGHLSDSNFLLCFLGLPQACPDTWRQYHMTIRLEVPLRPWKVHIHKHKRCLAHCYNCSKRGHYGYECTKRRMVSGIFPSLPYVCHYDTMDDILQCRTRRQKRAKELGSAGSIRPSDQQHLFEPTGESGEENQAVQGRSRAKQEKFSQAGRRKTWPERRRERQEVKRLRRKAQARREGVLLGRSRGNSDDEACHADPFKSPLHGHWQSIPPPQKKRRDEASVRRNRKSREDERWKKRRGIKRGDLYHRGDTDIGSENLLSPKQRVRHRRR; the protein is encoded by the exons ATGGTGGTAGAGTTCAAGAAGTATCCTCCCTGGGAGCCACTCAATTATGGCTTTCATTGTGGAGTACATTTATATCTGCATAACTTAATGATCTCCATGGTCAATCTCTTCATCACAGATCCAAATGTGAAGTCACTTAAAGATACTTGGGCTGTATCAGAGAAAGACAAG TCTCTGTCCAGCCGCTATTTTGTGCCTGGTCGTTCTCTGACCTGTCACATCTGCAACAGGATGGGACATCTTGCCAAAAGCTGCTACTACCATAAG aAATGTCCCACCTGTGTCCTCTGTGGGATCCAGGGCCACATCCAGAGGGACTGTCCGAGCCGCCCCTGCCCCAGCTGTGGGCTGCTTTCACATGGCCTCAGGCCctgtgaaaagcctccagtATGGAACCAGCACTGCCAGCGCTGTGGGATGACAGGACACCTCTCTGAT AGtaattttctcctctgtttcctgGGTTTACCTCAGGCCTGCCCTGATACATGGAGGCAATACCACATGACG ATCCGGTTAGAGGTTCCACTCAGGCCATGGAAAGTCCACATCCACAAACATAAGAGATGCCTCGCTCATTGTTACAACTGCTCTAAGAGGGGACATTATGGCTAT GAGTGCACTAAGAGGAGAATGGTCAGTGggatttttccttctcttccctaTGTTTGCCACTATGACACTATGGATGACATCCTCCAATGTCGTACCAGGAGGCAGAAAAGAGCCAAAG agctTGGAAGTGCAGGATCCATACGTCCCTCAGACCAGCAGCACTTGTTTGAACCAACAGGGGAGAGTGGTGAGGAGAATCAAGCGGTCCAGGGAAGGAGCAGGGCAAAGCAGGAGAAATTTAGCCAAGCTGGCAGGAGGAAGACGTGGCCAGAGAGgcgcagagagagacaggaggtgAAGAGGCTAAGGAGAAAGGCCCAAGCCAGACGAGAAGGAGTACTACTGGGGAGGTCCCGGGGTAACTCTGATGACGAAGCATGCCATGCAGACCCCTTCAAGTCCCCCCTCCATGGTCACTGGCAGTCCATACCCCctccacagaagaagaggagggatgaGGCAAGTGTCAGAAGGAATaggaagagcagagaggacgagaggtggaagaagagaagagggataAAACGTGGAGATTTATATCATCGTGGTGACACAGACATTGGCAGTGAAAACCTTCTCTCCCCAAAGCAAAGAGTACGCCACAGAAGAAGATAa
- the LOC120785698 gene encoding paired box protein Pax-5-like translates to MEVGFGQLPLTVTRRHGGVNQLGGVFINGRPLPHAARQRIVELAQLGVRPCEISRRLRVSHGCVSKILARYNETGSIRPGVIGGSKPKVATPRVVQMILHLKHTNPTMFAWEIRDRLMLERVCDHDSVPSISSINRIIRSRVQSESCVVVSSASPLAVGTAHSSESTYSISGILGIRKCSSKHKEGRDVSCSVYHDQPCSCNDAWGRSECCPTSVSSLTFYPGLPANRNPNLIGSPCHYSRRGL, encoded by the exons ATGGAGGTAGGCTTTGGACAGCTGCCGCTCACCGTCACGCGCA GGCACGGCGGGGTGAACCAGCTCGGCGGGGTCTTCATCAACGGGCGCCCGTTACCGCACGCGGCGAGGCAGCGCATCGTGGAGCTCGCGCAACTGGGCGTGCGCCCCTGTGAGATCTCCCGCCGCCTGCGCGTCAGTCACGGCTGTGTCAGCAAAATACTGGCCAG GTACAATGAGACAGGGAGCATCAGACCAGGAGTGATTGGAGGCTCTAAGCCCAAAGTGGCCACTCCTAGAGTTGTGCAAATGATCCTGCATCTGAAACACACCAACCCAACCATGTTCGCCTGGGAGATCAGAGACAGGCTGATGCTGGAGCGAGTGTGTGACCATGACAGCGTGCCCAGCATCAGCTCCATCAACAG GATCATCCGAAGCAGAGTCCAGTCTGAGTCTTGTGTCGTTG TGTCATCAGCATCACCTCTTGCCGTGGGAACGGCCCATTCGTCTGAGTCCACTTATTCCATCAGTGGCATCCTGGGAATCAGAAAAtgcagcagtaaacacaaagaag gCAGGGACGTCTCCTGCAGCGTGTACCACGACCAGCCATGTTCCTGTAATGACGCCTGGGGACGGTCTGAGTGCTGCCCGACCTCCGTCTCCAGCCTGACCTTTTACCCCGGCCTGCCAGCTAATCGTAATCCAAACCTGATAG GGTCCCCATGTCATTACAGCAGAAGGGGGCTGTAA